The Haloarcula sp. DT43 genome includes a region encoding these proteins:
- a CDS encoding helix-turn-helix domain-containing protein: MNTNNSDGGGKRIKAVQRAFEVVAVLREEGTVRIQDVADSLDIPTSTAHVHLNSSG, translated from the coding sequence ATGAATACCAACAATTCAGATGGCGGGGGAAAGCGAATCAAGGCCGTGCAACGGGCGTTCGAAGTCGTCGCTGTCCTGAGAGAAGAGGGAACGGTACGAATACAAGATGTTGCGGACTCGCTTGATATTCCAACGAGCACTGCACACGTCCATCTAAATTCTTCAGGATGA
- a CDS encoding IclR family transcriptional regulator domain-containing protein: MVRNELRAYPTAKLEIQNLAETTGEVANLGAEEDGQRVIVYQSEGSEAVYDNALIGEFTNMHWTALGKAILYKLIILCG, from the coding sequence GTGGTTAGAAATGAACTGAGAGCGTACCCGACGGCGAAATTAGAAATTCAAAACTTAGCCGAAACCACGGGTGAGGTCGCCAATCTCGGTGCTGAGGAGGACGGACAGCGCGTTATCGTCTATCAATCAGAAGGTAGCGAAGCCGTGTACGACAATGCCCTCATCGGTGAGTTCACCAACATGCACTGGACCGCGCTGGGCAAAGCAATTCTCTATAAATTAATTATTTTATGTGGTTAG
- a CDS encoding universal stress protein encodes MGTIIVVLDSANPNEQLLNAAKTYATGTETEVLLCRVIDRDQYEDEVLTKAEARKRGESIEKIESKAEAGAAVIGKEYFGDDVQYTPIGVIGTIPEDILDIAEKWDSNHIFATGKKRSPTGKMLFGDQAQKLVLDFDGPVTIVTQPAG; translated from the coding sequence ATGGGGACGATAATCGTCGTATTAGACAGTGCTAATCCGAACGAACAATTACTCAATGCGGCAAAAACATATGCTACAGGTACTGAAACAGAGGTCCTGTTGTGTCGAGTAATTGACCGAGACCAGTACGAGGATGAGGTGCTGACCAAAGCAGAAGCTAGGAAACGTGGTGAAAGTATCGAAAAAATAGAGTCCAAAGCTGAGGCTGGGGCTGCCGTAATCGGTAAAGAGTACTTTGGTGATGACGTTCAGTACACACCAATTGGGGTTATTGGCACGATACCTGAGGATATTCTAGATATTGCCGAGAAGTGGGATAGTAACCACATCTTTGCTACTGGCAAGAAACGGTCTCCAACCGGAAAAATGCTCTTTGGTGATCAAGCACAAAAGCTGGTACTTGATTTCGATGGGCCGGTCACGATTGTTACACAACCTGCTGGATAA